Below is a window of Desulfomicrobium macestii DNA.
AGATATCTGCTCATCCAATAGATGGCGCTTGCAACGCGTGAAAGCATGGGCGTGTCCTTGGGGTTAATGTTTGAGGACCCAGGTGTCCTTGCTGCCGCCGCCCTGGGAGGAGTTGACCACCAGCGATCCTTTTTTGAGGGCCACCCTGGTCAGGCCGCCGGGAATGACCTGCACGTCCCCGCCATGAAGGATATAGGGCCGCAGATCCACATGTCTGCCTTCGAAATGATCGCCGACGATAACCGGGGCTCGGGAAAGCATGAGTGCGGGTTGGGCGATGTAGTTGCGGGGTCTGGCCTTGATGCGTCCAGCAAAATCCTCGCGCTCGGCCTTGGTAGAGCCCGGACCGATCAGCATGCCGTAGCCGCCGGATTCGTTGGCCGCCTTGACGACCATGGTCTCAAGATTGTCCAGCACAAAGGCCCGGTCTTCCTTTCGCCAGCAAAGATAGGTGGGGACGTTGGGGATGAATGCTTCCTCTCCCAGGTAATAGCGGATGATTTCGGGGACATATGCGTAGACGACCTTGTCGTCGGCCACGCCCGTTCCCGGCGCGTTGGCAAGGCAGACATTGCCGGCCCGGTAGGCACCCATGATACCCGGCACGCCCAGGAGCGATTCAGGCCTGAAGACAAGGGGATCGAGGTAGTCGTCGTTCAGGCGGCGGTAGATGACGTCCACCTTTTTGAGGCCCTTGGTCGTGCGCATGTAGACAAAATCGTTTTCGACAACCAGGTCCTGGTTCTGGACCAGTTCGATGCCGGTCTGCAGCGCGAGGAAGGAATGCTCGAAATAGGCGGAGTTGTAGATTCCGGGGGTGAGCAGGGCCACGCAGGGCTGCGAGTCGCTCTTGGGGGCCATGCGCAGCAGGAGATTTAGGAGTTTGGCCGGATAGTCGTCCACGGGGCGTACTCGCGAGGCCGCAAAAACTTCGGGCAGGGTCCGCTTCATGAGACTTCGGTTGGCCAGCACGTAGGACACTCCGGACGGGCAGCGCAGGTTGTCCTCAAGAACGAAGAAGGTTCCGCTTTCGTCGCGCACCAGGTCCGTGCCCGTGACGTGACACCAGATTCCGTGGGGCGGGTTTATGCCCATGCAGGCCGGGAGAAAGCCCTCGGCCGTCTCGATGATTTCGCGTGGGATGACTCCATCTCTTATGATCTTCTGTTTGTGGTAGATGTCATCCAGGAAAAGGTTCAGGGCAAAAATGCGCTGCTTGAGGCCAATCTCGACATGGTCCCAGTCATTGGCCTCAATGACGCGGGGCACCACGTCGAATGGGAAGATTTTTTCCGTGCCCTGCTCGTGTCCATAGACCGTGAACGTGATGCCGAGGTCGTAGAGAGCCTGCTCGGCCTGTTGCTGCCGCCTGAACAATTCGCCTTCGGGCAGCGACTCGATTTTGTCGACCAGAAGCTTCGTGCCGTCGCGGGGAACGCCGGGGGCCGAGAACATTTCGTCATGAAAAGGCCCAAGATCATAGCCGGTGAATTTCATAAGCAGCCTCCGGTTTTGACATCATTGTAAAATTTATGTGGTCCTGTGCCAATAGTTTAAACAAATACGTGCCTGAAAACAAACATTCTCACGTGATGTTTCTCCGTATTTCAGGCCTCCGTCGCGTTGCCTAAGGGCGGGGTAATTGCATAGACTCAAAGTTCCATCGCACAGTTTTCACCGGAGACAGACATGTCCCTCACGCCGTCCTTGCAACTTGTGGCCCAGGATTCGGAATTCAGAAAATTCCATGATCTCATGGCCAGGAAAGTCCAGAATATTCTGCTTGTGTCCACAGCCTATGACGCCTGGGTCATGGAGGAGGATTGCAAGCTCTCCGAACGCATCGTGTCCGAGTATCAGGGATTGAACCTGAGTCGGCCGCCGCGCCTGACGTGGGCGTCAGGCGCCGAGGAGGCCCTGGCCTTTCTGCGGCAGCGCCCGTTCGAGCTGGTCATCCTCATGCCGCAGCTGGCCGAGCGCGAGGCCTTGATCCTGGGACAGAAGATCAAGGAATTCGGGCTTGGCATCCCGGTTTATCTCCTGACGCACCGTGAGGTCTTTCTGCCGGGAGAGAACCCGGCCGACGGCATAGACCGCCAGTTCGTGTGGACCGGCAACGCCGATCTTCTGGTCGCCCTGGTCAAGAACGCCGAGGACGCCATGAACGTGGACTTCGACACGGTCAGCGTCGGCATCCGGGTCATCATCGTGGTCGAGGATTCCCCCCGCTATCAGTCCTGCCTGCTGCCCATCCTGTACCGCGAGCTTGTCGTCCAGACCCAGGACGTCATCCGGGAAGGGCTCAATCAGGAACACCGTCTGCTGACCATGCGCTGTCGGCCCAAGATTCTATTGGCCGACAACTACGAAGACGCGCTGGCCCTGTTCCAAAAATTCGAGCCGTATGTGCTGGGCGTGCTTTCCGATGTGCGCTTTCCCCGTGGCGGCAAGCTCGACGCCTCGGCCGGTGTTGATCTGCTTGGTGCCATCAAGGCGCAGCGTTTCGACATTCCGCTGCTCCTCATGAGCAACGAACCGGACAACGCCCGCAGGGCCATGGAGATTCCGGCCAGTTTCGTGGACAAGAACTCCCCGAGCCTGCTTGCGGATGTGCGCGCTTTCGTTTTGGAACGTCTGGGGTTCGGCGATTTCATTTTTCGCGGTCCGGAGGGCGAGGAGATCTCCCGGGCCGGGAGTCTCTATGCGCTGGAGGAGCGGCTAAAAACCATTCCGGCCGAGGCTCTGGTCCATCATTCCCGTCACAATGATTTCTCGCGCTGGTTTTTTGCGCGCACCGAATTTGAGCTGGCCAACCGTCTGCGGCCCATGAGCGAGTCGGACTTCGCTTCACCGGAGCTCCTGCGCCGCGGCGTCATCGAGATGATCCGGGACAGGCGGCAGCAGCGCCAGAAAGGCATCGTGGCGAATTTCAACGCCAAGGATTTCGACCCGACCACGGATTTCTTCAAGATCGGCCAGGGCTCCATGGGTGGCAAGGCGCGCGGGCTGGCGTTTCTGTTTTCGATCCTGAACAGGATTCCGGCCCTGGCGGTAAAATATCCCGGGGTAGATTTTTTCATGCCCAAGACGCTGGGTATTTCGACTGAAGGGTTTGATTCGTTTGTAAAAATCAATGATCTTAAATATTTGTCCAGTACGGATCTTGCCGACGACGAGGTCTTGAAGATCGTCGAAAAGGCCCGTTTCCCCAAGTGGCTCAGCCATCAGCTAAGGGCCTATCTGGCGCAGGTCCACCATCCTTTGGCCGTACGCTCGTCAAGCCTCCTTGAGGACGCCCAGTATCAGGCCTATGCCGGGCTGTACTCTACGATCATGGTCCCCAACAATCATCCCGACCCGGACGTGCGCCTTCAGGAATTGATCCTGGCCATCAAGCAGGTCTACGCCTCCACGTTCTATCAGGCGCCCAAGGCCTTTTCGCGCCGGGTCAGTCAGCGCACCGACGAGGAGAAGATGGGCGTGCTGGTGCAGCAGGTCATCGGGGACAAGTACGCAGGGTATTTCTATCCGGCCATTTCCGGAGTGGCACAGTCCTACAATTACTATCCTTTCGGGCGCATGAAGCCCGAGGACGGGGTGGCCACCATCGCTTTCGGATTCGGCAAGATCGTGGTCGACGGCGGGCAGACCCTGCGTTTTTCGCCGAGATATCCGAACATCCTGCCCCAATGTCCGACCGTCGAACTGGCTTTGCGCACGGCACAGACCGAATTCTACAGCCTGTCTCTGGAGCATTGGCCTTGGGCGCGCACGGATTTTTCACTCTCCCGCCGCAACATCACCGAAGCCGAGGACGACGGG
It encodes the following:
- a CDS encoding PEP/pyruvate-binding domain-containing protein → MSLTPSLQLVAQDSEFRKFHDLMARKVQNILLVSTAYDAWVMEEDCKLSERIVSEYQGLNLSRPPRLTWASGAEEALAFLRQRPFELVILMPQLAEREALILGQKIKEFGLGIPVYLLTHREVFLPGENPADGIDRQFVWTGNADLLVALVKNAEDAMNVDFDTVSVGIRVIIVVEDSPRYQSCLLPILYRELVVQTQDVIREGLNQEHRLLTMRCRPKILLADNYEDALALFQKFEPYVLGVLSDVRFPRGGKLDASAGVDLLGAIKAQRFDIPLLLMSNEPDNARRAMEIPASFVDKNSPSLLADVRAFVLERLGFGDFIFRGPEGEEISRAGSLYALEERLKTIPAEALVHHSRHNDFSRWFFARTEFELANRLRPMSESDFASPELLRRGVIEMIRDRRQQRQKGIVANFNAKDFDPTTDFFKIGQGSMGGKARGLAFLFSILNRIPALAVKYPGVDFFMPKTLGISTEGFDSFVKINDLKYLSSTDLADDEVLKIVEKARFPKWLSHQLRAYLAQVHHPLAVRSSSLLEDAQYQAYAGLYSTIMVPNNHPDPDVRLQELILAIKQVYASTFYQAPKAFSRRVSQRTDEEKMGVLVQQVIGDKYAGYFYPAISGVAQSYNYYPFGRMKPEDGVATIAFGFGKIVVDGGQTLRFSPRYPNILPQCPTVELALRTAQTEFYSLSLEHWPWARTDFSLSRRNITEAEDDGPLALVASTFLPEEGRIRDTASIPDRPRVLLFAPVLKHKILPLAEILADVLGIAESAMGCPVEIEFACRLHPDKEHRPVFSLLQLRPMSARADLNRVTITEHDRGRAFCLSTHALGNAEKSDVQDVVFVRPDAFEVEKTVQIAGEISRINAALVAEGRKYLLVGPGRWGTADRWLGIPVAWNDICGVSAIVETASAQLRVEPSQGSHFFHNITTLGINYIMMSGKEGERFDWEWLEGHDVVAREEHVVHVRLSAPMIIKVDGRSSHCAITPGNGAAQGREVDPEPQGAGCCTLGSGGSGSPGQCAL
- a CDS encoding circularly permuted type 2 ATP-grasp protein produces the protein MKFTGYDLGPFHDEMFSAPGVPRDGTKLLVDKIESLPEGELFRRQQQAEQALYDLGITFTVYGHEQGTEKIFPFDVVPRVIEANDWDHVEIGLKQRIFALNLFLDDIYHKQKIIRDGVIPREIIETAEGFLPACMGINPPHGIWCHVTGTDLVRDESGTFFVLEDNLRCPSGVSYVLANRSLMKRTLPEVFAASRVRPVDDYPAKLLNLLLRMAPKSDSQPCVALLTPGIYNSAYFEHSFLALQTGIELVQNQDLVVENDFVYMRTTKGLKKVDVIYRRLNDDYLDPLVFRPESLLGVPGIMGAYRAGNVCLANAPGTGVADDKVVYAYVPEIIRYYLGEEAFIPNVPTYLCWRKEDRAFVLDNLETMVVKAANESGGYGMLIGPGSTKAEREDFAGRIKARPRNYIAQPALMLSRAPVIVGDHFEGRHVDLRPYILHGGDVQVIPGGLTRVALKKGSLVVNSSQGGGSKDTWVLKH